A single window of Rhizobium sp. CCGE531 DNA harbors:
- a CDS encoding universal stress protein: MYEKIICAIGLGSRERAERLLRTSHALLSPGGELIVVHVIERFPSGSESPDNWAVSVIKEAEDKLDALCRRLGITASIEVRTGTASRTLLTVAQEKKADLIVLATHTSDILDRIFGSTVEYVIRHAECSVLVESADKSHDNAAKEAKTKKA; the protein is encoded by the coding sequence ATGTATGAGAAAATTATCTGCGCAATAGGACTGGGATCCCGCGAGCGCGCCGAACGTCTGTTGCGCACATCCCATGCTCTTCTGTCGCCGGGCGGGGAGCTGATCGTGGTTCATGTCATCGAGCGTTTTCCCTCGGGCAGCGAGAGCCCGGACAATTGGGCCGTGTCCGTCATCAAGGAGGCGGAAGACAAGCTCGATGCGCTCTGCCGGCGCCTCGGCATTACCGCCTCGATAGAGGTCCGCACGGGCACCGCATCGAGAACCTTGCTGACGGTCGCGCAGGAGAAGAAGGCCGATCTCATCGTCCTCGCAACCCATACTTCCGATATTCTTGACCGTATCTTCGGCTCGACTGTCGAATATGTCATCCGGCATGCTGAATGTTCCGTCCTAGTCGAGAGCGCCGACAAATCACATGACAATGCAGCGAAAGAGGCCAAAACGAAAAAGGCGTAG